The Macrobrachium nipponense isolate FS-2020 chromosome 16, ASM1510439v2, whole genome shotgun sequence DNA window AACGTCCTAAGGGAAAGTAACACAAAACTGGAGAGCGATTGAAATTGTACACAGTCACTTCTACGCCACGAGTAATACTGACGGGTCTGACGTAAACACTCGAACTCGAAGTTGCTATCATCGTGGTGGTGCGATTTCAGTGTTGCCAACGTCGCGGGGAAGAATGCGCTcccggctatatatatataaaaaaatgtgcaaaCGTGGAAATGTTTACAGCGAGACTTTAATCTCAGTGCGTTGTTTACAAACTTCATACATTGACCATATCACTCaatgatgtgtatatatttaagagTTTTATCCTTCTACTAGGaatatctataattatctatGCAAATCAAGCAAATGGATCTTATCACTCTACATACGAGGAAGAAGTTAAACAATTTGCTTGTAGCCAATTTTCTTGGCAGTCTGAAAATTACGTCATCGCTAATTACATAACTGCTAATTAAGAACAGAGGTCCATGCTAAAGCTATTTGTGTATTGGCAATGATCTGTGCAATTTAgttataattttcaattttatcctGTTAAATTTATACATAATGTCTATAATTAATTAGAGAAATGTATGATTAAGATTTGTGTTCCAAATTAAACAGTGGCCCTTTATCTTAACAACATGTTCGTTTGACCATACGTCATATTTTTGGCATTCAACAAATTATCACAGTTTGATATAGTTattgaaccatttttttttatttcgttaaatTTTCAACCGTACGGCAAACATTTATAGTATCACAGTGTTTACAAAAATGGTGCAAAAGATGGTGAATCTTTCCCCTACTCCAGCATTGATTTTATCTGGGGGATGGGATGAAATCAATACCATTTTAACTGCTGCTAACTTCGACTAAGAATTAGCTGGAAAAGATCCGATATCTCTGCTCTTGCGCTAATAACAACAATGCTAGCGAAAAGCACTGAACATTGGCAGCCCTGTGCGACAGCTATTAGGCATTCGAGTTGTTGGCatggaaaatgaatatgaaattgttTTGCTTCAACTAACTATATCTTAGCGTTACATCTAGCTGCTCTTTGTTATAATTTTATAGAGTTTAAAATCTATATTTCAAAGTTTACCCCAAAGCATGAATAACAACGAAATTTAGATTAAATAAGTTTAATCTGGTTGTTGTTAGGAAGCGAACGCAACCTGACCTggtggccagaagataaatgttGTCGTGGAGATAAACAGAAGACGATCAACCACCTAAAACTACCCTTTAGCTCTTAAAACTTTATGACTTTCCCGATTAGAGCAATACTCTGCACTACAAAGCAAGGACTGCTCTATTTTAAGAATTAACGTAGAGTCAAATTAAGTTAAGTTTTGCGAAACAATTATAATGGTTCTGCATTCACTTCAAAGGAAACCTTTAAAACATTACATAACGaagtttttacttttaacttaaaCTGTAACCTCGCTGAatgagtgaaaacagtaaaattggcttgaatttatatataatgaccTGTTCACCCGTTATCAGCAGGATCAAGTTTAAAACACCTGAGGTAAATTAAcaaatgtgaaatataaaaattgtagTTTCAATGCCACTTCGTAACCGCAACTGATTTCTCTACCGTATCCCGTATGCGtaggtatacatacacatatacaacacCGATCCAcatgcgtgtgtgggtgtgtgcaagAGAGAAGTAAATTTGTAGAACAGTCCTCACGGATatattactgataataataatgatgatggtaataatCTGAGTCCTACGctactaataataatttcatcagtATAGCAGTTATATGTCTTACCCTCCTTCCTGATCAAAAAATTTCTAGGGTAGCCTATCTATACCTGCTGGTCCTGTCTTCCCCATATTTCCATAGCCTTTGGCACACCGCAATCTTTCCACCTGTCCTTGTCAGCATCAAGGTTATTCAATGAAAATCCAATGGTTTTCTTATAGGATATCCCATGTTCTTAGTTGTCTCCATGCGGATAtggtgtaaataattttttacggATATCCTACGTTCTTTACTTTGCACAAATCTAGTTTAAATCTATTCTTTATACAATCCAGATTCAGTAATTTCTCAGTTTTCCTTCTGTCGTGCAAAATAGTGTAAATTTAATTCCGCCATATGAATTTACATTGGCTACTGAAAGTCATAGGCCTACTCTAAATTTTAGATCTGTTCCAGCCAAATATACCTTTAGTATCTGTATTCCCCGTCACCTCCAGGTATGTCATTGGCCTCTGACCTAAATTACTTTCGGGTTTGATAATGaaactgtaaaatataaaataatataaaaaaaataagtgtttgTTCATATGCGACCTTGAGCTACTCCGTTTGTTTATCCGTAAATGCAATATATTACTTTACGATGTCATAATAATGTCCCTTTACTTCTCTCTTTTAATTGGGTGAACGTTAAtaggcataacattctaaaaatgaATGTCTTAAACGCCACGAAATAAAACGTTGCAGCTATCTAAGCGACTGCCTCTGCCATCTATCGGCGGACAATGGAAGCTCCGTTCCCATGGAGACACACTGACACTTCAAATAGTAAACAAAAACACAGTTCTTTCGCCTATCTCGAACTTTCGGAATCTGTTGGCTTATTTTACATTCAATTACGTGTGTCACGTAGGTTATTCTAAACTAATGAAGAAATTAACGCCTTAACATCAACGCAGCATGAATATCATAAATCGACAAATAGCGTAGCGAATTTTTTCGCTTCtatttcaaaattattgttatgctGACCAAGGACAAAGATGTGCTAGCTGGCTAATAGCTCTCATTCGTGCCGCTCATAACTCGCATTAATAAAGAACACCTCAGGTGAAATGATGTATTACAAACTGCGTCACTATGCAGAGAAAAGGTAATAAGATCTCACGTAAGTTGTGCTATAAAGAGAGCTGCTTCGTTGAGTGATGGAGAATTACACCGTCGTCGGTCGTATTGGAGAGGGGGCACATGGCGTGGTGGTCAGGGCAAAGCATAATATAACAGGGCAAATGGTTGCCCTAAAAAAGATACCCCTCCGAAGACTCGATCAAGGGATGCCCCTGACAGCTCTGAGAGAGATAAAGGCTCTGCAagaactcaatgcaaaacacgtAAGTCTGACGCCACactgtatgtaattaaattcCCGTCAAGTAAAGTATAGTTCACACAttccatacataaataaattcgtATATAAACACTGAGAAGCTGCTTAGTGATAATTAGTTTAGCACTTATGCTACTAAACATGACACGATCGGTAAACTTCATCGTACATTGTGTGAATTTCCTTGTATAAACATTATCATTCTATCAGTGAGAAAGTGTGACAAATGTCAATTCAAGGTTTTGAGTAAAAGAGAGACtgcccacccacccctccccctccccccacaaatgGTACATTTTATCTTGGCTTACAAAACAATAGTCTTAGTTATCATTGCAAAACATGCTTCCCCCACTTTTAAAGTTTAACTCACGCTCTCAAGAGAGAATGGGCGCTCAGGTATAATCTTTTCTTCTTCTGCCATTCACGCCATTTCAGGTGGTTCGACTCCTGAGTGTGTTTCCAGAGGGTGCTGGATTCGTTCTAGCCTTCGAACTCATGCTGGGCGACCTCGGCGAGATGATTAGAGATGCAACTCGTCCTCTGACAGATGCCGAGATAAAATCTTACATGGTGATGCTGTTATCTGGAGTGGCTCATCTCCACCACCATCATATCATGCACAGGGTGAGATGCAGTGTTCAAAGGAGAAAGAAATACTCATAATTTCATTGGTTCAGTTTGAAGACATTATAGGTTGCAatgtaatggccacaatgccctataacttctcgatttcttctcaTTTAGGGTACTCTTGTATGAACcctaaaatacaaatgaagaacCATATGAAGTGGTTCCTATAATTACAAACATATCTGGTAAAAACTCAAAGTGGCTAgtagattctaaatatatttaaattttacttcTACAGTCTAACTTATAATTAAGCTAGTGAATGCTTGCATTCgagtttattcttatattttttctaacTGTAGTACTACAGAgtcaagtttccctttctttcagGATCTGAAGCCAGCAAACTTACTAATCAGCTCGACTGGGCATTTGAAAATTGCAGACCTCGGGCTCTGTAGGGTTTTCAAGAAAAATTCCAAGTGCCTTTATTCACACCAGGTAAACCTAGCTGTTTAATTCATGAATACCAcagataagtgaaaaaaaaattacacattttcattatcatgactatattgactttttttttaacattttccaccTTACAAAGTTAGATGAGACACTTTCACCTTTTCTTAATAGGGCTATGAATGCTACAAATTCTTCTAGACAAAAAAAAACCAGCCTCAACATTAAATAGCATGTGCagaaatttaaattatttcatgAACAAATGTGTTCTCTTAATAAGGTATAATTTAAAACGAAGAGCACTTTCAACAATAATTAACTTGTTTTGCTTCAGACAGTGACTTCACTTAAAAGTTCCTAAAAGATTTTTTGGGAACTTTAACTGTACCATATCTTatggtcagcttaatcaaatctATGAGAAAAAGTGCTAAATTTAAGTATAGTACTAATAGGAGCAAAGAAGGCAAGCTAAATTGAAGAGTTATATAACAATAAATGACAAGAGAATGATttattactcaaaaaaaaaaaaaaaaaaaaaaaaaacaacaacacacacccacaaatGTAACATTCACAGAAGGGTGCAAAGAAGCTGAACTACTGAAAGACCATTCCAAACCAGCTAAGTATCATAAGCCTGAAATAAGGCAAACTGTTCAGTGAGGAATTTTGTAATACAGAGGACtactttcaacaacaaatataGTAATAAAGATAATCTACCAACTAACTGTACATACTAAGGAAATCAATAGTTTTCTTGAAGACCTTAAGACTCTTTGccagtaaaaggaaaaatagaaaataaggataaatttaTGGATTTCTTACAGGTAGCCACAAGATGGTACAGAGCACCTGAACTTCTTTACGGGGCGCGTCAGTACGATGAAGGTGTGGACCTTTGGTCTGTTGGGTGCATATTTGGAGAGATGGTGAACAACTCACCTGTTTTTCCTGTAAGCTCCATaccaaatttatttacaaaaacagaaCTGTTAGTGTTGGGTTTGCTCACACAAATCTAATCTTGGTAGCATTTTCAGAAATTGTTCCTGTTTCATAAATGTAATTTATGGTTTTCCAAAACCCTTCTTTGTCATGTAAATGTTTTAGAGTTTTACtgtatatacatttaattttcaAAGATTGCTTATAGTTCTGAAGGCACAAAACTTATTTACATAAGTTAATGTTGACAATAAACTTCAAATATCAGTGGGATTTATAGCAATACGTACTCACATAATAAGAGAAGGACAAACATATTTTGCCATCTATAAAATATAcacgaactatttttttttttactatttatattgATTACTATAATTATTCTTATGCAATGCTGAGTTTACTACAGAAGCAGTATTGTATTTTCATAGGCATAAATATTGCAACTGGATCATATCTAATGGGAGTTTTTGTAGTCATGCTCTATTTCCAAAATTCAGGGAGAAAGTGACATAGATCAACTGTGTGTAGTGCTGCAGATACTGGGAACTCCAAATGAATTAACATGGCCTGGTCTTTCACAACTGCCagattataaaaaaatcacattccCAGAGTCCAAGGCAGTACCACTGGAACAGGTAAGGTATTACCTCAAATGCCTTATGTACTGTTCAGCTATTGAAATCAATCACTGCATGACACCAGTacaatgtaaaataaattatgatgATTTGCAAATTAATAGGAAAGTTTAGTCTGTTCCACCAAATGACAAGTGAACATcagtaattttcataaataacttTTGCACATAGGTCTTATATTTGTGTAAAAGAATTCTGTGAACTTCATCCCAATATCAACAGGTACTTCCGGATGCTCCAAATGATGCAATGGACCTCATCAAGAAATTCCTCGTCTACTATTCAGCAAAAAGGTTGGCAGCAAATAAGGTGAGATAACTGTCCTTTCCACTATTAGTACTACCAAGTAAATTAGGTCTTACATTAATATATGAATCTCTacaattatatgaataaaattctttaatATAATGTCATACACAGAGTGCTACTCTGCATACCTTTTTCTAGGATCATAACTATCTATTCATGTATATCCTTACAGGCACTTCTTCATACATACTTCTTCTCAGCCCCTCTACCTACTCCAGTGGAAGACATGCCCCGTCCACCTAAGGAAAAAAAACCTCCTCCTACAACCACTGATTACATAACAGATTTCCCAATCCATCACATTTCCGATGCCATACGAAACAGACTTGAAACACTTTACatggaacattgaaaaataaataaaaaacacattacATTCATGTTATTCccaggaaataaaagaaattaaccaaacctttgaaatttttttccttatttttgtcagttttataCCGTGCTAACAATTAGAGCACATAATCTTTCCAAAATCCAGTATTTCAGTGTTACTATTACTTTAGCCTGACTGCCGATTCAATTTTCTTAATCCTCAAAGAGCTGGCTAAATATATCACAGAAGGCAATGGGTCGCCTTCCGTAACAAGGGTTTCTGTTTACTGCCTACCTGCAGCCTTGGAAGGTAATGGCACAGTTTGTGGCTAACAACTCATATTGCAGGTCATACGAATAACAAAGTTAGCTTTAATcagcaaagaaaattattttttaggcaAGATCCCAGCGCTGCAACAGTTGGTTACTCTATGGCAAAGGACAAGTTAGCTAAGCACATTAATAACAGCTCCCGGACTTCAAAAGTACTGTACCCTTAAAAAATCATTTAGTTCACCCAGTGACTATAAGCAAAGGcacttttaaattttaatgtcACAGGTGTCTATAACTAACAATAGCCAGAGACAACCACCAATACTCCTACCCAATTTATAACTTGTGTAAATTGGAAACACCCAACACACCATATGCATACAGtatactgaaaataaaaagtaaaaaatgttacATCTACTTCATTCAAAATGTACAATAATAGCCAGGCCAGATCTGTGACAGTGGGTAGAGGGCTTCACTTGAGTGACGGACACTTGCATCCACTCTCAAGTGGGGGAGACTTAATGGAAAAAGACAAAATTTTTCTCTATTTGTGATCTATTTTTAGTGAACACTGCACAATTCTGGACACtatgaataagtaaaataaaggGTTTTTAGACTTTATAAACACCTCAAAGGTCGTGCAACGTTGTTAAACTAACTATTCTTGGACTTAAGAGATGATGGCGACAAGAATATTCTAATTTCTAGAATAAAGACAAATTTCTAAAGAAAATCAGTTATCAACAGCAATCTCCCTTGTATCTCAGTCAAATGAATATTCAACAATGTAAGAGTAGAGGGTAAAAAAATCACAccttaaaaaatcattttatttcagGTACCTGATATATAATTCATCCATTTCtgattgtattttatataattttctcctCCACTCTCGATATTCATCTGCCTTAAATGTAACATCTTTTCTTCTTGCtaaaaacatttctctctcaTTGCTGTATGTATCTCTGTCAAATTCAAGATTACCTTTCTCAGTCTTACCCTGAGATGACTTTGGTGCAGTTGAAGGACCATCGCTCTGTAGTCTTGGTTTCTGTGCCTGGTTACTTTTCAAAGCTTCTGCTCGAGTTTCATAACCATCCACAACAAAAGAAGTTGCCTCTTTCATTTTCACTAATAACTGTTGTCGTATGTTCTCGGAATCTTTCTGATGATTCTGACTATGACTTATGGTTGGCTGAATACAAACATCTCGTGGCATTGCAGCCAACAAGGAATGGGCAAGTATTATAGCCTGGTTGTCATCTCTGTAATAATCACACCACAATatctaaattttgtaaatatatgtaaaaactaCTTTGGTTTTTatccaaataaaatacaatacaatactaATACAATATAAGCATGACAAAGGTTCGAAACACTACACAAATTTACTTGATACTATTTGAGGCTTACAAGTGATAGCACTTAAGTCACACTGCTCCCTCAAGAACAGATAACTACAACCTGTTATTAAACTACAGCATCAAGCTAGATACCAGTGTAACACCTGGTTAGTATTGTTACAATTTACTAGCATTAATCAAACTTATGCAACACAAAcagattaatttttaataaataaacaaaagattttgtatttttcccccaaaaaatcttTGGTTTCTTACCTTGTATAAAAACCAAGATCCACACGATTTGAATTCACCGTAAGGAACGACACAGCTGAAAATGCTAGAGGATGACACTTTTCTGGATAAAAGCAATACATGTCACTCACACCAGGGACCTGAAAAAACAAGTAGAATGGCATAGAATAGCTCTCAAGTATAGTACCACATAATAAATAACAagttttatcttcaaatataCTTCTGTATCTTGTAAACAATGGCTTACCAGAAAATTGTGTGGGCAAAGAAAATAAGGGcttaaaatgaatgaacaaaaacatcaagaaattTAGGCcgcaaagccaagcgctgggctTATTTCAGTCACTTACCACTTGAgatagtgaaaagagggagttggtgtGGTTGGACAACAAaatagagatccagaaaataatcaagaagaaataaaaggatcTATCAGCGAAACTGGATGAACACCCCACAGAACTTGCATACAGAAGCAATAGTTAAGAGGGTCGATAGTAAGATGGAGAAAAATATCTTCAACCTAGTCATTGCAGAAGAATTGTAGTTTTCTGAAAGTCACTGGCCCAAAGGATACACATCTAACACAATAATACAAATTGTAAAACAGAAATACGAACATTGCTATCATGTGCCAAGGCTCTATGATCTTACCTTTACTATCTCATGTTCAGAGCTTAATCTCTTTATCAAGCTGTCCAATGGAGAAAAGAGGCTAGTGAGTGTAATGCTGTTGTAAGAACTTCCTCCAATTAATGCAACACTTGAGAATGGAACACCTgaaaataatggtaatgaaaaccTTGCTAATGTAATCAACACTTCAAATTTGCAACATATGAATCCTGAGTAAATTCAAAACTTGTACTGTTAACACTGTATGAAATGTTTTGAACAAACTGGGTTACTTGGTTGTATGAGACCCATACATCTTTTACTGCATACCCAGCTTCCTTTTGAAATCCAggttttctctattttcttaGGCTCTACATAGCTAAGATGCCCATATACCACAAAGGtttattttcaacttttgttAATTGCAGACTTAAATACTACTGTAAAACTTTTACTGTTTTTGGACTGGACATATCAATACttttaacattaataaaaaagttacaagcaAAATTAACTTATATCCTTTAACAACTTAAAATGAGAATGTATTTATTGTTACAATCATTACTATTTAATGAGATCACGAGTCACAATTACAGATATATGATTTCCTAAAAGGATTTGTTTCTAAACTGAAATGACAACTGGAACAAGGTAGCTAAAGAAGTTGGAAAGCTACAAAGGACAGGACAACTGgagtaaatatatgtacatgaagtaaaatgaaataagaaatatcaTATTGAATGAACACAATCTAAAAAGTatatcatacatagaaaaatgaaGTCATGAAACTCATGAAATCTATACATCCAGACTGAAGCTCAAGTAGTGGGTTAAGAGGCTCCAACCTCCACCTCTATACGTTCCACATCCTGACTGCTATTTACATACAGAAAATAGTACAGTAAGCGaaagtaaaataacaattaaCAGTTTCCATCTTTATTGTATACCTGGCAACAAACTTACCAGCCTGAGGAAGATTCTTCTCTATGACAACATGGTGGTTGTGCAAATCCTGAATGTGTAGTTCAACCGGTTCAAAAGCAACCTGGAAATGctgtgatgttgattttgccggGAGCAGGTCCTGTGTCGCTGCTGGATTAAGTGTTTTGCAAGTGTAATTTACTAATCCAGAACAAACAACAGTTGGACCTTCCGTAAAGTCTGGGATCCCACAAATACCTGTACCAGATTTAAAGCAAAGATGAAATCACACcaacaaaaagataaaagaacaagaaaaacctatgtaaactttccaaaaataaaacgaaaatcctGCACATAACACATAAGCGCTACTTAAGAACAGAGCATATAAAAATGGGGAAAGTCTAAAGATTTCTTTATCATAATCTGTACACTAAATGATTTAAAGAGTAGGAATTAGACATTAAATGACAAGCTAATACactgaaataacttacaaatatCCCCAATCCTTTAAATATAGGACTGACATCACAGGTGtctttatttgaaaatgtttcagaaccagataataaaattaaacacacaACAAGTAAGACTAAGTGAACACAGAATGATGATAATTCCAGGTATTTACTACCAATTACTTGCTTATATACCCTTTCCAAATAGTGATCTCCAAGAAAGCCAATGATGCTTTTGCATACCCAAAACAGGTAATAAACAGCACTGTCACATACTAGTGAAACTTTCATCCAATACTTATAAAAGAGATGACACAGATTTGTACTTACCAAGAATACAAGCTCTTTTTTTGGGCCTTAATATCGGCGGGTCAAGTTTCTCTATTGAGACTTTCAATTTAGAATCATCTTGGTCCTTGGAAGGATTACCCGGCAATCTTCGTTGGATGACTTTCAGAACTTTGGTTGTATAAGCTATAGTACTTGTACCTTTTGATACATGTAGCATTAGTTGTATGTTACAAATCAATGTCCTGTAATGGAAAGACTAAAGTCACTTTTATGAAACATGAAAATGCAATCTTctcaaaaataaaccaaaaactaCATAATCATATACTTTTATAGTTTTCAACATGAAAATAGTAGCGtgcatgcacacacaaaataaattacTCTTTTATGATATTAACATCAGCtatcatatacagtagtacctcaagatatgaaattaatccattccgaagcggccttcgtaacctgattttttcgtatcttgaaccacattttacatgtaaattacctaattcgttccagtaaattttataaaaaagctaaattgaccaataaacaatgaaatacaacaatttggaccattcaatacctaacctaactgtgattacctgtaaataaagtttattagtgtacagggtacaagaaatactgtacgtacatgtacgtacatatgtagtaaaatgtggaaccttacctttcgaatgAGGcaatctccaaaagtggcgacagaggaggagtaaatggcagaaaacatgaacacttaactttacgaaacaatgaaaaaatggcagaaaacattaacattaaactttacgaaacacattaacaaatggcagaaaacattaacacttaactttacaaaaaacttaaaattaatttttttttttttttttttttttttttttacaaaatttcaatctctataccaccgaatggatgccagtctgtttacggaatttatcaaaccacccccgagaagccttgaagtctggggttgccatcgatgtcccttctccgtcgtcttcggcctgggctaTCAGATcagcgaaaatagcgctggccttctggcagattgccgtctcgcttatcgtatcgccagcgatttctttgtccttgatccatacaagaagcagcctctccatctcatcatgcacgtggctcctcttgttggacaaaatagtcacgcccttggaaggtgtagctgctttgatggcttccttctgcttaagaatggtgcctatcgtcgatggattttggccgtattccttagcaatcacactcaactgcatgacagcttcatactttttaatgatctccatctttgtctccatagaagcatcctcttctttccgaaCTTGAATTTCTTGGGCAGactatacgtaattaagttatgtactaattaagttctcacacaacatgataaagtacacagcgaaatcactaacacaaatttacattaacaaacgaaatcgtatatgtgaacgaacgaattctgcgtgcgtacgataacgatgctgctacagaGTGGCCGAatgacgcctttacgtagagcatgatggggtagatgctgaccaataagagagcaggatcttacggtggtgactagcatcaggaaccaatgagagagcgggaggatggtggcgagtctactcagttggcggtgcacgagttttaaaattgttctcggtgtcagggcgaatctcgggactttacagtaacaccctttcgtaacctgaattattttcatatgcagaggcaaaaaaatctttgtatttgctttcgtaacttgaatttttcctaagttgggacattcgtatgtcgaggttccactgtacattCTTCAATACTAAGACTAGTTAAACTACCTaagaatatcaataataataataataatactaggaaGCCAGCATTATCTTAAAATTTAATGAGACAACTAAGGATTAAAGACGATCAAGTGAAGCGGGTATCAAACAATTCTGAATTAAGAAAATACAGTATACCTAATTCTAGACAAATAAACATTAAGGATAAAAATTTCTTTATGCTACGAGGAGGTCTGAGTCTTGCAATGGATATGATACCGATGATTACTATTTTAATAATCAGTACATATATTCTATTATTTCCTGTCATTTTAggagaatataacataaataGTTTACAAAAGTGGGTCCttgttaaaaaagaaagttacaataatgaATCAATTGAGTTGAAAGCACTCTGTAAGACAGAACTCACCTTTCACTGTTGTTGACAACATTAAGACCAATAACCCACTTATCATGGATGGTCTTATGTCTAACAGATGCTATTTCCAGACACACACCTGAAGTGCTGCCTTGGGGCAGATGATGGTCAAAattcccctcctcttcctcatcattAATATTCACTGTTGTCAGCAGGGtctagaaaaaacaatatacttaaacataaaacaatgaaaaatgtaaaaatatacttaaacaaaacaatgaaaaacataaaCTAATAATTCTCCACAAGTACAAGCGTTATTTTACTCATAAGTTTAGGAACCTAGCATGTACACATCAAGCAAGTCCTCAATATTCTGTTAAATTGCTAAAGTCAGTTTTATCAATAAGCCAATGC harbors:
- the LOC135195405 gene encoding cyclin-dependent kinase 20-like, translating into MENYTVVGRIGEGAHGVVVRAKHNITGQMVALKKIPLRRLDQGMPLTALREIKALQELNAKHVVRLLSVFPEGAGFVLAFELMLGDLGEMIRDATRPLTDAEIKSYMVMLLSGVAHLHHHHIMHRDLKPANLLISSTGHLKIADLGLCRVFKKNSKCLYSHQVATRWYRAPELLYGARQYDEGVDLWSVGCIFGEMVNNSPVFPGESDIDQLCVVLQILGTPNELTWPGLSQLPDYKKITFPESKAVPLEQVLPDAPNDAMDLIKKFLVYYSAKRLAANKALLHTYFFSAPLPTPVEDMPRPPKEKKPPPTTTDYITDFPIHHISDAIRNRLETLYMEH
- the LOC135195495 gene encoding uncharacterized protein LOC135195495 isoform X1, with translation MDNASDSCEANIPKEIKASVIARTEFFKISNPLEQLDAAGPLKKHVIVITSQGYLMELHNGEILRYTKLKKRDVKKVLVHHEFQPPQLYIVFLCLHDVAYAASYSDFKILHQWQGVKDIISDDPDEIGVPSLRLTHPSGKTSVITSLQLFSPCLSIGSDDEEVPETERGKQDAVSALANRLKSGMKHIEFLNCQKKMKETIILKKLAAIQSLLGSQNVVDDDTLLTTVNINDEEEEGNFDHHLPQGSTSGVCLEIASVRHKTIHDKWVIGLNVVNNSERTLICNIQLMLHVSKGTSTIAYTTKVLKVIQRRLPGNPSKDQDDSKLKVSIEKLDPPILRPKKRACILGICGIPDFTEGPTVVCSGLVNYTCKTLNPAATQDLLPAKSTSQHFQVAFEPVELHIQDLHNHHVVIEKNLPQAGVPFSSVALIGGSSYNSITLTSLFSPLDSLIKRLSSEHEIVKVPGVSDMYCFYPEKCHPLAFSAVSFLTVNSNRVDLGFYTRDDNQAIILAHSLLAAMPRDVCIQPTISHSQNHQKDSENIRQQLLVKMKEATSFVVDGYETRAEALKSNQAQKPRLQSDGPSTAPKSSQGKTEKGNLEFDRDTYSNEREMFLARRKDVTFKADEYREWRRKLYKIQSEMDELYIRYLK
- the LOC135195495 gene encoding uncharacterized protein LOC135195495 isoform X2; amino-acid sequence: MQQILHQWQGVKDIISDDPDEIGVPSLRLTHPSGKTSVITSLQLFSPCLSIGSDDEEVPETERGKQDAVSALANRLKSGMKHIEFLNCQKKMKETIILKKLAAIQSLLGSQNVVDDDTLLTTVNINDEEEEGNFDHHLPQGSTSGVCLEIASVRHKTIHDKWVIGLNVVNNSERTLICNIQLMLHVSKGTSTIAYTTKVLKVIQRRLPGNPSKDQDDSKLKVSIEKLDPPILRPKKRACILGICGIPDFTEGPTVVCSGLVNYTCKTLNPAATQDLLPAKSTSQHFQVAFEPVELHIQDLHNHHVVIEKNLPQAGVPFSSVALIGGSSYNSITLTSLFSPLDSLIKRLSSEHEIVKVPGVSDMYCFYPEKCHPLAFSAVSFLTVNSNRVDLGFYTRDDNQAIILAHSLLAAMPRDVCIQPTISHSQNHQKDSENIRQQLLVKMKEATSFVVDGYETRAEALKSNQAQKPRLQSDGPSTAPKSSQGKTEKGNLEFDRDTYSNEREMFLARRKDVTFKADEYREWRRKLYKIQSEMDELYIRYLK